The following are from one region of the Patescibacteria group bacterium genome:
- a CDS encoding SIMPL domain-containing protein (The SIMPL domain is named for its presence in mouse protein SIMPL (signalling molecule that associates with mouse pelle-like kinase). Bacterial member BP26, from Brucella, was shown to assemble into a channel-like structure, while YggE from E. coli has been associated with resistance to oxidative stress.), whose translation MNQEDRIKKYLKITGIFIMLVLSYTALSLASSYSRSIDPASLRSFSVSGEGKVTAIPDIAQFTFSIITEGGVDIAELQKENTSKSNKAIDFIKANGVENKDIKTQSYNIEPRYQYYNCGIRPLYSTGIDTIYPAQEPCPPSEIVGYTIRQTISVKLRDFSKTGEVLSGVVKNGANDVSSLTFTIDNQKEIEKEARDAAIKEAREKAKEIAKSAKFRVGDIISINEGYSTPFIRYGISGASITETKDASAPQIEPGSQEIIVNVTIQYEIK comes from the coding sequence ATGAATCAAGAAGATCGTATAAAAAAATATCTAAAAATAACCGGAATATTCATAATGCTTGTATTATCTTACACTGCGCTTTCATTGGCATCTTCTTACTCCAGGTCAATAGACCCGGCATCTCTAAGAAGTTTCTCCGTATCAGGCGAAGGGAAAGTAACAGCCATTCCTGACATCGCCCAATTTACTTTCAGTATTATAACTGAGGGAGGGGTTGATATAGCCGAACTTCAGAAAGAAAACACTAGCAAATCAAACAAAGCGATTGATTTTATAAAAGCAAATGGAGTTGAGAATAAGGATATAAAAACTCAAAGTTACAACATAGAACCAAGGTATCAGTATTATAATTGCGGGATAAGACCTTTGTATAGTACCGGAATAGATACTATATATCCTGCGCAAGAACCTTGTCCGCCAAGTGAAATAGTAGGCTACACCATAAGACAAACCATATCTGTTAAACTAAGAGATTTTAGCAAAACTGGCGAAGTATTAAGCGGAGTCGTTAAAAATGGCGCCAATGATGTGTCATCATTGACCTTTACAATAGATAATCAAAAGGAAATTGAAAAAGAGGCAAGAGACGCCGCTATTAAAGAAGCCCGCGAGAAAGCTAAAGAAATAGCAAAATCCGCAAAATTCAGAGTAGGGGATATAATCTCAATAAACGAAGGATATTCGACACCTTTTATCCGCTACGGGATTAGTGGGGCATCAATAACGGAAACTAAAGATGCTTCAGCGCCTCAAATAGAGCCCGGCTCGCAAGAAATTATTGTTAACGTCACTATACAATACGAGATAAAGTAA
- a CDS encoding DUF5667 domain-containing protein, translating to MIKKIRIIRELKRLRRKPVDKIFLNSLKTRLEVLVNTCPGADERKALNPIHETLKSIFGLRVTQVSIAVFMIIVLLGTSVATASQGSLPGEKLYLVKIFTEEVRSVVALKNKEKAKLSMGFAEKRINEIKEVLEKTEIESEDLEIALSQLEKNLTRVTDIIEAEKSLTVKLEEETTNINQDINRNKETLEKILKEKRVKTENKQKELEKNIKKTIREESAAKETLIDELVEVRINKEILERLETKKREETKEIKESENKYNLEEEESNKGSGYSIKNKEDKRGVIKSREESRKEIREKVMKEIYENEDKSEDQESNRGDEDRD from the coding sequence ATGATTAAAAAGATAAGAATAATCAGAGAATTAAAGAGGCTGCGAAGAAAGCCTGTTGATAAGATTTTCTTAAACTCATTAAAGACGAGGCTTGAAGTGTTGGTGAATACTTGCCCTGGCGCTGATGAAAGGAAAGCCCTAAACCCTATACACGAAACTCTAAAGAGCATATTTGGGTTGCGAGTGACCCAAGTTTCTATTGCTGTATTTATGATCATCGTACTTTTGGGCACTAGTGTTGCAACCGCATCACAGGGAAGCCTACCTGGCGAAAAACTATACCTTGTAAAAATATTTACCGAAGAAGTTCGCTCCGTAGTTGCACTAAAAAATAAAGAGAAAGCGAAACTAAGTATGGGCTTTGCGGAAAAGCGAATCAATGAAATAAAAGAAGTTTTAGAAAAAACAGAAATCGAATCTGAAGACCTGGAAATCGCTCTAAGTCAGCTTGAAAAGAATCTTACAAGAGTTACAGATATAATAGAAGCAGAAAAATCTCTAACCGTTAAACTTGAAGAAGAAACAACAAATATAAATCAAGATATAAATAGAAATAAAGAGACGTTAGAAAAAATACTAAAAGAAAAGAGGGTGAAAACAGAAAATAAGCAAAAAGAATTAGAAAAAAATATTAAAAAAACGATTAGAGAGGAATCAGCTGCCAAAGAAACATTAATAGACGAGCTTGTCGAAGTAAGAATCAACAAAGAAATCTTAGAAAGATTAGAGACAAAAAAAAGAGAAGAAACTAAGGAAATAAAAGAGAGTGAAAATAAGTATAACCTCGAAGAGGAGGAGTCCAATAAGGGATCGGGATATTCTATAAAGAATAAAGAAGATAAGAGAGGAGTTATTAAAAGCAGAGAAGAATCTAGGAAAGAAATCCGAGAAAAGGTAATGAAAGAGATATATGAGAATGAGGATAAATCTGAAGATCAAGAAAGCAACAGGGGAGACGAGGACAGGGATTAA
- a CDS encoding RNA polymerase sigma factor, with product MKKRFLTAYDDYAQNILRHIYFRVGNKELAEDLTQETFFKTWRYISEKDKEIANLKTFLYKVANNLIIDHYRQKNKITVAIDDISEEFIATEAQQEKEIEKSFDKELIEASLLRLKDDQKQILVYRYIDDLSIPEISKLTGKTKENIRVIIHRGLKSLRETIKYD from the coding sequence ATGAAAAAACGTTTTTTAACAGCCTACGACGATTATGCTCAAAATATACTGAGGCATATCTACTTTAGAGTAGGTAATAAGGAGCTTGCTGAAGATTTAACACAGGAAACTTTTTTCAAAACATGGCGATACATATCAGAAAAAGATAAAGAAATAGCAAACTTAAAGACCTTTCTCTATAAAGTGGCCAATAATCTTATAATTGACCATTACAGGCAAAAAAATAAAATCACAGTGGCAATCGATGACATAAGTGAAGAATTTATCGCCACTGAAGCCCAACAAGAAAAAGAAATTGAAAAATCGTTTGATAAAGAATTAATAGAAGCGTCATTGCTCAGGCTTAAAGACGACCAAAAACAGATACTTGTCTACAGATACATTGACGACCTTAGTATCCCTGAGATAAGCAAACTGACAGGCAAGACAAAAGAGAACATAAGAGTGATTATCCATAGAGGATTAAAATCATTAAGAGAGACGATAAAATATGATTAA
- the thiI gene encoding tRNA 4-thiouridine(8) synthase ThiI yields the protein MEKNVFYDYAICHYDEIGLKGRNRKVFEGKLVDNIKNGLVLRTPGSFEYVKRISGRVIIKLSEKGKNDIKEIEEVLGRTFGIAYFTFAFSSSQDIGSIKARVLSLMAVKKFKTFRITSQRSKKDFPLTSQDINIEVGAHVLDNIKNIKVKLENPAINCFIEIADNFVFIYFDKLKGLGGLPIGISGKALLLVSGGIDSPVAAYYLMKRGLEVCYIHFHSLPYTSQSSLDKVESLVSVLDNFQYKSKIYFVPFSEIQKEVMLNAPDKFRIIFYRRFMFKIAEEVAKKEKIIALGTGEALGQVASQTVENLIAIEDAVKILILRPLIGFDKKEIIKKALEIGTYDISIIPHEDCCSLFLPKNPETKADLNEIKKAEKAFNIRKIVKEALKNIEIKKSF from the coding sequence ATGGAAAAGAATGTTTTTTATGATTATGCAATCTGTCATTACGATGAGATAGGGCTTAAGGGCAGAAATAGGAAAGTTTTTGAAGGTAAGCTGGTGGATAATATTAAGAACGGCTTAGTATTAAGAACGCCTGGTAGTTTTGAATATGTTAAGCGGATATCAGGAAGAGTGATAATCAAACTTTCCGAAAAAGGGAAGAATGATATTAAAGAAATAGAAGAAGTTTTAGGTCGAACTTTCGGTATTGCTTATTTTACTTTTGCCTTCTCTTCGTCTCAGGATATTGGCTCTATTAAGGCAAGGGTCTTGAGCCTTATGGCCGTGAAGAAGTTTAAAACTTTTAGAATTACTTCTCAAAGATCAAAAAAAGACTTTCCGTTAACCTCTCAAGATATTAATATTGAGGTTGGCGCGCATGTCTTAGATAATATTAAAAATATAAAAGTAAAATTGGAAAATCCGGCTATTAATTGTTTTATTGAGATAGCCGATAATTTTGTATTTATTTATTTTGATAAACTAAAAGGGCTTGGCGGTTTGCCGATAGGCATATCCGGCAAAGCGCTCCTTCTTGTTTCCGGCGGGATAGACTCCCCTGTCGCCGCTTATTATCTTATGAAGAGGGGCCTTGAAGTTTGTTATATTCATTTTCATTCATTGCCTTATACATCGCAAAGTTCCCTAGATAAGGTAGAGAGTCTTGTCAGCGTGTTAGATAATTTTCAATATAAATCTAAAATTTATTTTGTTCCATTTTCTGAAATTCAAAAAGAAGTTATGCTCAATGCGCCGGATAAATTCAGGATAATTTTTTACCGGCGTTTTATGTTTAAAATCGCAGAAGAAGTCGCAAAAAAAGAGAAAATTATAGCCTTGGGGACAGGAGAAGCTTTGGGGCAAGTCGCTTCTCAGACAGTGGAAAATCTTATTGCAATAGAAGATGCCGTGAAAATACTCATACTTCGGCCGCTTATCGGCTTTGACAAGAAAGAGATTATAAAAAAAGCTTTAGAGATAGGCACTTATGATATTTCTATAATTCCGCACGAGGATTGCTGCTCCCTTTTTCTTCCTAAAAATCCCGAAACAAAAGCGGATTTGAATGAAATAAAAAAGGCAGAGAAAGCATTTAACATAAGAAAGATTGTTAAAGAAGCCTTAAAAAATATTGAAATAAAAAAGAGTTTTTAA
- a CDS encoding GerMN domain-containing protein: MQKINKNYIYVVIIILIVGGLFLFQSRDKDLALEVINDDYTAEEIESSDMTASLLSSAPKKMMTLKIYFPNTTMTAGGTNNCQEVFPVNRSVVETIAPARASLEELFRGPTIEEKELGFSTVISSDIKIQKLTINEGIATIDVNTLTGEETGDKCKEASSLAEITETLKQFLTVDNVSISVNGVIKEKITE; encoded by the coding sequence ATGCAAAAGATAAATAAAAATTATATATATGTTGTTATCATAATACTGATAGTCGGCGGTTTGTTTTTGTTTCAATCAAGAGATAAAGACCTTGCGCTTGAAGTAATAAATGACGATTATACAGCAGAAGAAATTGAAAGTTCAGATATGACAGCCAGCCTATTATCAAGCGCTCCAAAAAAGATGATGACGCTTAAAATATATTTTCCGAATACAACTATGACAGCAGGCGGCACAAATAATTGCCAAGAAGTTTTTCCTGTAAATCGCTCTGTCGTTGAGACAATCGCTCCGGCAAGAGCTTCGCTTGAAGAGCTTTTCCGTGGTCCGACAATAGAAGAGAAAGAATTAGGCTTCAGTACCGTCATTTCTTCAGACATAAAAATCCAAAAATTAACCATAAACGAAGGAATTGCGACAATAGATGTTAACACCTTAACAGGAGAAGAGACAGGGGATAAATGCAAAGAAGCTTCAAGTCTCGCGGAGATAACGGAAACATTAAAACAATTCTTAACAGTAGACAATGTTTCTATCTCTGTTAATGGCGTGATTAAAGAAAAAATAACAGAATAG
- a CDS encoding peptidylprolyl isomerase: MSNPTVTLKTTKGDIEIELFIDKMPVTAGNFLKLSKEGFYNETKFHRVIDGFMIQGGDPNSRLEETSAYGTGGPGYAIEDEFVQGLSNVRGTISMANSGPNSGGSQFFINLVDNTFLDFDKEPLQSKHSVFGRVVNGMELVDTIAKVETGSRDIPVEPVIIKEVIVKE; the protein is encoded by the coding sequence ATGAGCAATCCAACAGTAACACTAAAGACAACTAAAGGAGACATAGAGATAGAGCTTTTTATAGATAAGATGCCGGTAACAGCAGGTAATTTTCTGAAACTTTCTAAAGAAGGTTTTTATAATGAGACAAAATTCCATAGAGTTATAGATGGCTTTATGATACAAGGCGGAGATCCAAATTCTCGCTTGGAAGAGACATCTGCCTATGGCACTGGCGGACCCGGTTATGCTATAGAAGATGAGTTTGTCCAAGGTCTTTCAAATGTTAGAGGCACTATATCAATGGCAAACAGCGGACCGAACTCAGGAGGCAGTCAATTCTTTATAAATCTTGTTGATAATACCTTTTTAGATTTTGATAAAGAGCCTCTTCAAAGCAAACATTCTGTCTTTGGAAGAGTTGTAAATGGTATGGAGCTGGTTGACACTATAGCTAAAGTAGAAACAGGATCAAGAGATATTCCTGTTGAACCTGTTATTATAAAAGAGGTTATTGTTAAAGAATAA
- a CDS encoding ATP cone domain-containing protein — translation MEIIKASGEKELFNKSKFCLSLKKAGAPGNIVDEVCSKINEELKPGMTTTQIFRKASQYLMKDDFVVAANYSLKRGIAALGPAGFNFEKFLAVVIGSLGYKVKLNQMMKGRCVTHEVDLTAERGNEHFLIEAKYHNGSGIKTHIDVAMYADARLADIAFIEEQKESAHNNHKMWLITNTEFTKTALRYGRCRNLKLTSWRGPAKEGLKDIIIKNKLYPITVLPSVNKFAQEEFVKHNMMLARDLAPYSADDLVRIFNFDRQRADKIIKEVQVLIY, via the coding sequence ATGGAAATTATAAAAGCATCCGGGGAGAAAGAACTTTTTAATAAGAGTAAATTTTGCCTTTCTCTAAAAAAAGCCGGCGCACCTGGCAATATAGTGGATGAAGTTTGTTCTAAAATTAACGAAGAACTAAAACCCGGCATGACTACCACTCAAATCTTTAGAAAGGCTTCACAATATCTTATGAAGGACGATTTTGTCGTTGCGGCAAATTATAGCCTTAAAAGAGGAATTGCGGCTCTTGGTCCGGCTGGGTTTAACTTTGAGAAATTTCTCGCTGTCGTTATCGGTTCTTTAGGCTACAAAGTGAAATTAAATCAAATGATGAAAGGCCGTTGCGTAACTCACGAAGTGGATCTTACAGCTGAGAGAGGCAACGAGCACTTCCTCATTGAGGCTAAATATCATAATGGCTCTGGCATCAAGACTCATATAGATGTAGCAATGTATGCTGACGCGCGCCTTGCCGATATCGCTTTTATAGAAGAACAGAAAGAATCCGCTCACAATAATCACAAAATGTGGCTTATAACAAATACCGAGTTTACAAAGACGGCTTTAAGGTACGGCCGTTGTCGTAATCTTAAGCTCACAAGCTGGAGGGGGCCCGCTAAAGAAGGACTCAAAGATATTATAATCAAAAACAAACTTTATCCTATCACTGTGCTACCCTCTGTTAACAAATTCGCCCAAGAGGAGTTTGTCAAACACAATATGATGCTTGCTCGCGATCTTGCTCCTTATTCTGCCGATGACCTTGTCAGGATATTTAATTTTGACAGGCAAAGAGCAGATAAAATAATAAAAGAAGTTCAAGTGTTGATATATTAA
- a CDS encoding RNA polymerase sigma factor RpoD/SigA: protein MLFKDNNAVSIYFSYINKYPLLSKKEEKKLSAEISKWRALEKKIEKKRKKGLSDEEIKSFIEENKLQPVIQDGREAFDKMTRSNLKLVVSIAKRFIGRSPHLKFLDLIQEGNIGLMGAVKRFDPERKCRISTYATHWIKQALERAVADNDDDIRLPVYLSIDLNNFRKTHRKLSLRLRRDPNKEEILREIKLDSKVGEKIRSKRVGQLELLNNRRFYQLEAPMAGLEDMVLLDLIKDEINLGPDQLFEKIQLKRHLSEIMKDTLKDKEFQVVSLRFGLLEDGSEKSLEEIGKMLGVTRERVRQIEKVAIKKLQKRLKNLESTSRMYR from the coding sequence ATGCTTTTCAAGGACAATAACGCTGTCAGTATTTATTTTTCCTACATAAATAAATATCCTCTACTCAGTAAAAAAGAAGAGAAAAAGCTTTCAGCAGAGATAAGCAAATGGAGAGCTCTTGAAAAAAAGATTGAGAAAAAAAGAAAAAAAGGATTAAGCGACGAAGAGATCAAATCCTTCATTGAGGAAAATAAGTTACAGCCGGTGATTCAAGACGGAAGAGAAGCTTTTGACAAGATGACGAGATCAAACTTAAAGCTTGTCGTAAGTATAGCTAAGAGATTCATAGGCAGGTCTCCTCATTTAAAGTTTCTTGACTTAATCCAAGAGGGGAATATAGGGCTTATGGGGGCAGTTAAAAGGTTTGACCCAGAGAGAAAATGTAGAATATCTACTTATGCAACACATTGGATAAAGCAAGCTCTGGAGAGGGCGGTAGCTGATAATGATGACGATATACGTCTTCCTGTATATCTTAGTATAGACTTAAATAACTTTAGAAAGACCCACAGGAAGTTGTCTTTGAGATTAAGAAGAGATCCAAATAAAGAAGAGATACTTAGAGAAATAAAGTTAGATTCTAAGGTTGGGGAAAAGATTAGATCTAAGAGGGTAGGGCAATTGGAGTTGTTGAACAATAGAAGGTTCTATCAGCTTGAAGCTCCTATGGCTGGGCTAGAAGATATGGTCTTGCTTGATCTTATAAAAGACGAGATCAACTTGGGGCCTGATCAGTTGTTTGAAAAGATTCAATTGAAAAGACACCTCAGTGAGATAATGAAAGACACCCTGAAAGATAAAGAGTTTCAGGTAGTGAGCCTTCGTTTCGGTCTACTTGAAGATGGTAGTGAAAAATCACTGGAAGAAATAGGGAAAATGCTTGGCGTAACTCGCGAGAGAGTGCGTCAGATAGAGAAAGTAGCCATTAAAAAGCTGCAAAAAAGGTTAAAAAATCTTGAGAGTACAAGCCGTATGTATAGATGA
- the typA gene encoding translational GTPase TypA: MEIRNIAIIAHVDHGKTTLTDAILSQTGAVDTGVSMDSNTLEKERGITIYSKNAAVIYKGTKINIVDTPGHADFGSEVERVLRSIDSVLLIVDAQEGPMPQTRFVLKKSLALGLKPILVINKIDKPAANPARAHDQVFDLFAELGATDEQLDFPVIYAIGREGVAKRELADESKDLTPLLDMVLEKVPASTGDINASFLAQPFNLAYDNFLGRVAVVRIYSGKINAGDTVYTKKGDDIKKYKITKLFAFEGVTRTDVDTLKAGDIGMIAGIPDVYIGDTIAGSPESPILETIAVDEPTIELTFLVNNSPFAGREGKFVTSRQIRERLEKELEVNVGLKVDFDSASGDQFTVYGRGELHIAILLENMRREGYEVQVSQPQVITKEIDGKLHEPFEEIVIDVPNDCQGSIIEKLSKRGAILKNMELHENRAFLSFEGPSRGLFGYRNKFVIDTKGEGIMASRTIGYKPYAGEIERHEAGSMISQVSGKTLAYSLDNLQTRGVLYIKENTEVYEGMVIGNTSKGEQMTVNPTKGKQLTNMRASGSDDAVKLIPPQLLTIENGLEIMAKDEYLEITPQSVRLRKKNLKESDRNKSNRK; encoded by the coding sequence ATGGAAATCAGAAATATAGCAATCATAGCCCATGTCGACCACGGCAAAACAACGCTTACGGACGCGATCTTAAGTCAAACTGGCGCGGTTGATACCGGAGTAAGTATGGACAGCAATACTCTTGAAAAAGAGCGCGGTATTACTATTTACTCTAAGAATGCTGCCGTCATATACAAAGGCACCAAAATAAACATCGTTGATACGCCAGGTCATGCCGACTTCGGATCAGAAGTGGAGCGTGTTCTTCGTTCCATTGATTCAGTGCTTCTTATTGTTGATGCTCAAGAGGGGCCGATGCCTCAGACACGATTCGTGCTTAAAAAATCTCTTGCGTTGGGACTTAAGCCGATACTCGTCATAAATAAAATAGATAAACCGGCCGCAAATCCGGCTCGCGCTCACGATCAGGTATTTGACCTATTTGCCGAACTTGGAGCAACAGACGAACAATTGGACTTTCCGGTTATTTATGCCATCGGGCGAGAGGGGGTAGCTAAAAGAGAATTGGCCGATGAATCAAAAGACTTAACACCGCTCTTAGATATGGTTCTAGAGAAAGTACCCGCTTCAACAGGGGATATTAATGCGTCATTTCTTGCTCAACCGTTTAATCTTGCTTATGACAACTTCTTAGGCAGAGTTGCCGTTGTGAGAATTTATAGCGGTAAAATTAATGCCGGAGATACAGTTTATACAAAAAAAGGGGATGATATAAAAAAATATAAAATAACTAAACTATTCGCCTTTGAAGGTGTGACAAGGACTGACGTAGATACACTAAAAGCGGGCGATATCGGGATGATAGCCGGAATACCGGATGTATATATAGGCGACACAATAGCCGGCTCACCTGAATCGCCGATACTTGAAACAATTGCCGTCGATGAGCCGACTATTGAACTTACATTTCTTGTTAATAATTCTCCTTTTGCCGGACGAGAAGGGAAATTCGTGACAAGCCGTCAGATAAGAGAGCGACTTGAGAAAGAGTTGGAGGTAAACGTAGGACTTAAGGTGGATTTTGATTCTGCAAGCGGAGATCAGTTTACCGTCTACGGAAGAGGGGAACTTCATATCGCTATCCTCCTTGAAAATATGCGTCGTGAAGGATATGAAGTGCAGGTATCTCAACCGCAAGTTATTACAAAAGAGATAGACGGTAAATTACACGAACCGTTTGAAGAGATAGTCATTGATGTCCCAAACGATTGCCAAGGCTCAATCATTGAAAAATTAAGCAAGAGGGGAGCTATTCTTAAAAATATGGAACTTCACGAAAACAGAGCTTTTCTTTCATTTGAAGGACCAAGCAGAGGGCTCTTCGGCTATCGCAACAAATTTGTGATAGACACAAAAGGAGAAGGCATAATGGCAAGCCGAACTATCGGATATAAACCATACGCCGGAGAGATAGAAAGACACGAAGCCGGTTCAATGATATCGCAAGTATCCGGAAAGACATTGGCCTATTCTCTTGATAATCTTCAGACTAGGGGCGTCTTATATATTAAAGAAAATACAGAGGTGTATGAAGGAATGGTAATAGGGAACACTTCAAAGGGGGAACAAATGACAGTTAATCCTACTAAAGGCAAACAGCTCACCAATATGAGAGCTTCCGGTTCTGATGACGCGGTGAAGCTTATACCTCCGCAACTGCTTACAATAGAAAACGGTCTTGAAATTATGGCAAAAGACGAATATCTGGAGATTACGCCTCAAAGTGTCCGCTTGAGGAAAAAAAATCTTAAAGAATCTGACAGAAATAAATCAAATAGGAAATAA
- a CDS encoding cold shock domain-containing protein: MNQGTIARLTERGFGFIAQEGEEKDIFFHANELKNASFDELREGDKVTFDTAEGPKGVNAVNVNKA; encoded by the coding sequence ATGAATCAAGGAACTATAGCTCGTCTCACAGAACGTGGATTCGGCTTTATAGCTCAAGAGGGTGAGGAGAAAGATATTTTCTTCCATGCTAATGAGTTAAAAAATGCCAGCTTCGACGAACTTCGTGAAGGCGACAAAGTAACATTTGACACAGCAGAGGGCCCTAAGGGAGTCAATGCTGTTAATGTCAATAAGGCGTAA
- a CDS encoding IS30 family transposase, with product MKYKHLTIEEREKIQEMLWQKASVRRIAAEIGRNPASISRELQRNNPIERKRYTPRAAHERALGKRKSRGRMERLKNDQIRSYVVQKLKRRWSPEQIAGRIQADLKEKISHEAIYQYIYAQVHRNGWGCLRPGHEDLRRYLRRRRKRRIKNGTRRCQRIFKPKGVSIDMRPDIIDTRVRFGDWEGDSVESVNHKPGINTAVERKSGIVFITKLKDKTAKATTDAMGQRFKDVPKRLKQTITLDNGPENSDWPTIEKEIGLSCFYAHPYCSGERGTNENTNGLIRDYFPKKTDFSIITDEEIKYVESEINNRPRKRLDWKTPLEVWSVALQG from the coding sequence ATGAAATACAAGCATTTAACGATTGAGGAAAGGGAAAAAATACAAGAAATGTTGTGGCAAAAAGCTTCGGTCAGAAGAATTGCCGCAGAGATAGGTCGAAACCCGGCCTCAATATCAAGAGAGCTGCAAAGGAATAATCCGATTGAAAGGAAAAGATATACTCCTCGCGCCGCTCATGAAAGAGCGCTCGGGAAGAGAAAAAGTCGTGGGAGAATGGAAAGGCTGAAAAATGATCAAATCCGGTCATATGTGGTCCAAAAGCTGAAGCGCCGATGGTCTCCAGAACAGATCGCGGGAAGGATACAAGCTGACCTAAAAGAGAAGATTTCCCATGAAGCGATTTATCAATACATCTATGCCCAGGTTCACCGCAATGGCTGGGGCTGTCTCCGCCCCGGACATGAAGATTTGCGCCGGTATTTGCGCCGAAGAAGAAAAAGGAGGATTAAAAATGGGACCAGAAGATGTCAAAGAATCTTTAAACCAAAGGGTGTTTCCATAGATATGCGGCCGGACATTATTGATACTCGTGTCAGGTTTGGAGACTGGGAGGGAGACAGCGTAGAGTCAGTGAACCATAAGCCGGGTATCAATACTGCCGTAGAGAGAAAGTCAGGGATTGTTTTCATAACAAAACTTAAAGACAAGACGGCTAAAGCAACAACGGATGCCATGGGGCAGAGATTTAAGGATGTCCCGAAAAGACTTAAACAGACAATTACTTTAGATAACGGGCCGGAGAACAGTGATTGGCCAACTATCGAAAAAGAGATTGGACTTAGTTGTTTCTATGCCCATCCGTATTGTTCGGGAGAAAGGGGGACAAATGAAAATACCAATGGTTTGATTAGAGATTATTTCCCAAAGAAAACAGACTTTAGTATAATTACCGACGAAGAGATTAAATATGTTGAAAGTGAAATTAACAATCGTCCGAGGAAACGCCTCGACTGGAAGACCCCATTAGAAGTATGGAGTGTTGCACTTCAAGGTTGA
- a CDS encoding rod shape-determining protein MreC has translation MKMISRHNKKTGKKFLILTLLLAMILIAIMFAIGNRIISSATLSIASPIFAARGSINNWYEYKSRVIKDKELLVDENLRMKEQLMEKDMRLMTLGLLEKENNELKNLLGRMTEERRSIIASVTLRPPQVPYDVLIIDIGRDDGIEEGMLVGAYGDILLGYVEKVFKDASRIRLYSSAGESINVLVDNTNIFTVASGVGGGNFEISLPRVDNVKEGDLIITPGANPFILGMAEFIKADMADAFQRVFFRTPLNIQELKWVEVFPDLSALSSAKEMQIQE, from the coding sequence ATGAAGATGATCTCCCGCCACAATAAAAAAACAGGAAAGAAGTTTTTAATACTTACATTGTTATTGGCAATGATTTTGATTGCTATAATGTTTGCTATCGGAAATAGAATCATTTCAAGCGCGACTCTCTCTATTGCTTCTCCTATTTTTGCCGCGAGAGGCTCTATTAATAATTGGTATGAATATAAAAGTCGCGTTATAAAAGATAAGGAGTTGCTAGTTGATGAGAATCTAAGAATGAAGGAACAGTTAATGGAAAAAGATATGAGATTGATGACTCTTGGCCTCTTAGAGAAAGAGAATAACGAGCTCAAGAATCTTTTAGGAAGGATGACGGAAGAAAGGAGGAGTATTATCGCTTCAGTAACACTGCGTCCTCCTCAAGTTCCTTATGATGTTTTGATTATAGATATAGGTCGAGATGACGGCATAGAAGAAGGAATGCTTGTGGGCGCATACGGCGATATTCTACTTGGCTATGTTGAAAAAGTATTCAAGGACGCCAGCCGGATAAGGCTTTACTCAAGCGCCGGAGAAAGTATTAATGTCCTTGTAGATAATACAAATATTTTTACTGTTGCAAGCGGTGTAGGAGGCGGGAATTTTGAGATTAGTCTTCCCAGAGTAGATAATGTCAAAGAGGGGGATTTGATTATAACACCCGGAGCTAACCCTTTTATCCTTGGAATGGCGGAATTTATTAAAGCTGATATGGCGGACGCTTTTCAAAGAGTTTTTTTCAGGACGCCTCTAAATATCCAAGAGCTTAAGTGGGTGGAAGTTTTTCCTGATTTATCAGCTTTGTCATCCGCAAAAGAAATGCAGATTCAAGAATAA